In Phragmites australis chromosome 17, lpPhrAust1.1, whole genome shotgun sequence, the following are encoded in one genomic region:
- the LOC133897918 gene encoding protein LITTLE ZIPPER 1-like, translating to MCSSSWNSKKHPFFLVLKQQQQQKKKPHVSVSIRRKRLRLGRRAGAETMELVNLKLYLENRCIVAENERLREKATALLRENLALRENLSKAAAEAGLPAAGAGAA from the exons ATGTGCTCCAGCTCCTGGAACAGCAAGAAACACCCATTTTTTCTTGTCCtcaagcagcagcaacagcagaagAAGAAGCCTCATGTCTCGGTCAGTATCAGGAGGAAGAG GTTGAGGCTGGGGAGGAGAGCCGGAGCAGAGACCATGGAGTTGGTGAACCTGAAGCTCTACCTGGAGAACCGGTGCATCGTCGCCGAGAACGAGAGGCTCCGGGAGAAGGCCACCGCGCTCCTCCGCGAGAACCTCGCGCTGAGGGAGAACCTCTCCAAGGCGGCTGCCGAGGCCGGGCTGCCGGCGGCGGGAGCAGGAGCTGCGTGA